A stretch of the Planifilum fulgidum genome encodes the following:
- a CDS encoding metal-sensitive transcriptional regulator, whose amino-acid sequence MQVDKGDLLRRLRKIEGQVRGVQRMIEEDRYCMDILVQLAAIKSATHNIGLAILEGHTKRCVSNAIRSGDGEQAINEMMEVLRSFVK is encoded by the coding sequence ATGCAGGTCGACAAAGGCGATTTGCTGAGGCGGCTCAGGAAGATCGAAGGTCAGGTGCGGGGCGTGCAGAGGATGATCGAGGAAGACCGGTACTGCATGGACATTCTCGTTCAGCTGGCCGCGATCAAGTCGGCGACCCACAACATCGGCCTGGCGATCCTGGAGGGTCACACCAAGCGCTGTGTCAGCAATGCGATCCGCTCAGGGGACGGCGAACAGGCGATCAACGAGATGATGGAGGTCTTGCGTTCCTTCGTCAAATAG
- a CDS encoding S8 family serine peptidase, whose amino-acid sequence MRRHFQLLVVLCLSVLIAFSGMASPALARVNPADAPEKGDSGGEDYYYVQLESPPVASYEGGIEGLKATRPEEGKKLNVQSAATRSYAKHLEEERQDLKSWMKKNAPKAKVVLEYQLTMNGLAVKADKETAKKLAKGPGVKKVVKSISYRPAMNASHGIINDAPAWKAGYNGSGVKVAVIDTGIDPDHPFLKDPSLPVPEGYPKGDERFTSNKVIVARVYSPDVKGTPDDPTPEDLNGHGTHVAGTIAGVSGYVDPQGRAKSPLSGVAPKAYLGNYNVFPCEDCSAESIYIAKAVEDAVRDGMDVANLSLGGTAEPGFDLLAEVVNAASDAGMTMVIAAGNEGPGPQTVASPGTADEAITVAAVSNKHFFGFPITVNLDGEEKTLPAGTSDPGGQVTSRVEAPLAVVPDGDGKACSGIAGDLTGKIAVIHRGDCTFTEKALAAQQKGAVGVILINNSPGDPTAMLVEEIVTIPVVMVSMEDGQAILEAQNASAVLEPRQVEEFETDNDRLIAQFSSRGPTVNMTLKPDVAAVGVNVYSSVPGGELASYNGTSMATPHVAGAAALLKQAHPDWTPREIKAALMGTAKDPASDPLPLEVGAGIIDVGAALKPVAMADPASLSFKEVPLKPEKGKGKGKGKKDAEVALQVTLKNTTGSNQVYRISADSKNVQVSKKTLPVQRGKTAQFTVTPLTKGKQAGQDVQGYIVIQAKDGKSIRIPYHFRVK is encoded by the coding sequence ATGCGTCGACATTTCCAGCTGTTGGTCGTCCTGTGTTTGTCGGTACTTATCGCTTTTTCGGGAATGGCGTCGCCTGCGCTCGCCCGGGTGAATCCGGCGGACGCCCCGGAAAAGGGGGACAGCGGCGGAGAGGACTATTACTACGTCCAGCTGGAATCTCCCCCTGTGGCCTCCTATGAGGGGGGCATCGAGGGCCTGAAAGCCACCCGGCCCGAGGAAGGGAAAAAGCTGAACGTCCAATCGGCGGCCACCCGTTCTTATGCGAAGCATTTGGAGGAGGAGCGTCAGGATCTCAAGAGTTGGATGAAGAAAAACGCCCCGAAGGCCAAGGTGGTGTTGGAGTACCAGCTGACGATGAACGGGCTGGCCGTCAAGGCGGACAAGGAGACGGCCAAGAAGCTGGCCAAGGGGCCCGGCGTCAAAAAAGTGGTGAAGAGCATCTCCTATCGGCCGGCGATGAACGCCAGCCACGGCATCATCAACGACGCCCCCGCGTGGAAGGCGGGTTACAACGGTTCCGGAGTCAAGGTGGCGGTGATCGACACCGGGATCGATCCCGACCATCCCTTCCTGAAGGATCCTTCGCTGCCGGTTCCGGAAGGTTACCCGAAGGGGGACGAGCGGTTCACCAGCAACAAGGTGATCGTCGCGCGGGTGTATTCCCCGGATGTGAAGGGAACACCCGATGATCCCACCCCCGAGGACCTGAACGGCCACGGAACCCACGTGGCGGGGACCATCGCCGGTGTGTCGGGATATGTCGATCCCCAGGGCCGGGCGAAGAGCCCCCTGAGCGGCGTGGCTCCCAAGGCGTACCTCGGGAACTACAACGTCTTCCCCTGTGAGGACTGTTCCGCGGAAAGCATCTACATCGCCAAGGCCGTGGAGGATGCCGTCCGGGACGGGATGGATGTGGCCAACTTGAGCCTGGGCGGCACGGCGGAACCCGGCTTCGACCTGCTGGCGGAAGTGGTGAATGCGGCCAGTGACGCCGGAATGACGATGGTGATCGCCGCCGGCAACGAAGGTCCCGGACCTCAGACGGTGGCGTCTCCCGGAACGGCGGATGAGGCCATTACGGTGGCGGCCGTTTCCAACAAACACTTCTTCGGCTTCCCGATCACCGTCAACCTGGACGGCGAGGAAAAGACCCTGCCGGCGGGAACTTCCGATCCGGGCGGTCAGGTCACATCGCGGGTGGAGGCCCCCCTGGCCGTGGTGCCGGACGGTGACGGTAAGGCCTGCAGCGGCATCGCCGGCGATCTCACCGGGAAGATTGCCGTGATCCACCGGGGGGATTGCACCTTCACCGAAAAGGCCTTGGCCGCTCAGCAAAAGGGGGCCGTCGGGGTGATCCTCATCAACAACAGCCCCGGCGATCCGACGGCGATGCTGGTGGAAGAGATCGTCACCATCCCCGTGGTGATGGTGTCGATGGAAGACGGACAGGCGATCCTGGAGGCGCAAAACGCCTCGGCGGTGTTGGAACCCCGGCAGGTGGAGGAGTTTGAGACCGACAACGACCGGCTCATCGCCCAGTTCTCCTCCCGGGGTCCGACGGTGAACATGACCCTGAAGCCCGACGTGGCGGCGGTGGGTGTCAACGTATACTCCAGCGTGCCGGGCGGGGAGCTCGCTTCCTACAACGGGACGTCCATGGCGACCCCCCACGTGGCCGGCGCGGCGGCGCTGCTGAAGCAGGCGCACCCCGACTGGACGCCGCGGGAGATCAAGGCGGCGCTGATGGGAACCGCCAAGGATCCCGCCAGCGATCCGCTGCCCCTGGAAGTGGGGGCCGGGATCATCGATGTGGGAGCCGCGCTGAAGCCGGTGGCCATGGCCGATCCCGCCAGCCTCAGCTTCAAGGAGGTTCCCCTGAAGCCCGAGAAGGGAAAAGGCAAGGGGAAAGGAAAGAAAGACGCGGAGGTCGCCCTCCAGGTGACCCTGAAGAACACGACCGGTTCCAACCAGGTGTACCGGATTTCGGCCGACAGCAAGAACGTGCAGGTGAGCAAGAAGACCTTGCCGGTCCAACGCGGAAAGACCGCCCAGTTCACCGTCACGCCGCTGACGAAGGGGAAACAGGCGGGTCAGGACGTCCAGGGCTATATCGTGATCCAGGCCAAAGACGGCAAGTCGATCCGGATTCCCTACCATTTCCGGGTGAAATAA
- the mnmA gene encoding tRNA 2-thiouridine(34) synthase MnmA, translating into MSRKKERVVVGMSGGVDSSVAALLLKEQGYEVIGLFMKNWDDSDETGHCTAAEDFEDVRRVASHLGIPYYSVNFEKEYSERVFSHFLEEYRRGRTPNPDILCNREIKFGEFLNKALQLGADRIATGHYARLAEEGGEYRLLRGADPDKDQSYFLYALNQEQLSKAIFPIGHLRKREVREIAEKAGLPTAKKKDSTGICFIGERNFKEFLSQYLPAQPGEMRTLSGEYKGRHDGLMYYTLGQRRGLGIGGSGTGEPWFVVGKDLERNILYVEQGRDHPALYSDGLIATDVHWIGKRPPESPFTCTAKFRYRQKDQEVTVFPSADRRWLVRFAKPQWAVTPGQSVVFYDGEVCLGGGIIDQTFKGEKPEPAKTTPLLQESK; encoded by the coding sequence ATGAGCCGCAAAAAGGAACGGGTGGTCGTCGGGATGTCCGGCGGCGTGGACTCCTCCGTTGCCGCCCTGCTCCTCAAGGAACAGGGATATGAAGTGATCGGCCTTTTCATGAAAAACTGGGATGACTCCGATGAGACCGGCCACTGCACCGCCGCCGAGGATTTCGAGGACGTCCGGAGGGTCGCATCCCACCTCGGCATTCCCTACTACTCGGTCAACTTCGAAAAGGAGTACTCCGAACGCGTCTTTTCCCACTTCCTTGAGGAATACCGGCGAGGGCGGACGCCCAATCCGGACATCCTCTGCAACCGGGAGATCAAATTCGGCGAATTCCTGAACAAGGCTCTCCAGTTGGGGGCCGACCGCATCGCCACCGGACACTACGCCCGCCTGGCGGAGGAGGGCGGGGAATACCGACTGCTTCGCGGCGCCGATCCCGACAAGGATCAGAGCTATTTCCTCTACGCCCTGAATCAGGAGCAACTGTCCAAGGCGATCTTTCCCATCGGGCACCTGCGCAAGCGGGAAGTGCGGGAAATCGCCGAAAAGGCGGGTCTTCCGACGGCCAAGAAAAAGGACAGCACGGGCATCTGCTTCATCGGGGAACGCAATTTCAAGGAGTTCCTGAGCCAATACCTTCCCGCCCAGCCCGGAGAGATGCGGACCCTCTCCGGCGAGTACAAGGGGCGCCATGACGGGCTGATGTACTACACCCTGGGGCAGCGGCGCGGCCTGGGCATCGGCGGGTCCGGCACCGGGGAACCCTGGTTCGTGGTGGGAAAAGATCTGGAAAGGAACATCCTGTACGTGGAACAGGGGCGCGATCACCCCGCCCTCTATTCCGACGGGTTGATCGCCACCGACGTCCATTGGATCGGAAAGCGGCCGCCGGAATCCCCCTTCACCTGCACGGCCAAATTCCGTTACCGGCAGAAGGATCAGGAAGTGACCGTCTTCCCGTCGGCGGACCGCCGCTGGCTGGTCCGCTTTGCAAAGCCCCAGTGGGCGGTCACTCCGGGGCAGTCGGTGGTCTTCTACGACGGGGAGGTCTGCCTGGGCGGCGGAATCATCGACCAGACCTTCAAGGGGGAAAAGCCGGAACCGGCAAAGACGACTCCTCTGCTCCAGGAAAGCAAATAA